The following coding sequences are from one Humulus lupulus chromosome X, drHumLupu1.1, whole genome shotgun sequence window:
- the LOC133803258 gene encoding uncharacterized protein LOC133803258, with protein sequence MAQTDEHHEATDGLAKLLKKANHDLTLVQLKLEKEFQQIYPENANPMKIVSRIKKIQEDLSTLKEQCRELLSAKQDLIDKARTVIVGNRSSLQRMRKSMGLTDTDDSGDSAFESFNQIIDEWTVQVRSRTGGEINGSDSEDVNKLLFSAIVESN encoded by the exons ATGGCGCAGACAGACGAACACCACGAAGCAACCGACGGTTTGGCGAAGCTTTTGAAGAAAGCGAACCACGATTTGACACTGGTCCAGCTCAAGCTCGAGAAGGAGTTTCAACAGATCTATCCCGAAAAT GCAAATCCAATGAAAATAGTTTCTAGAATAaaaaagattcaagaagatcTATCTACTTTGAAGGAGCAGTGTCGCGAGCTTTTGTCTGCCAAACAG gatttgattgataaagCTAGGACTGTTATTGTTGGGAACAGAAGCTCACTCCAGCGAATGCGAAAATCAATGGGCCTTACTGACACAGACGACTCTGGTGACTCTGCCTTCGAAAGCTTCAATCAG ATCATTGATGAGTGGACCGTTCAAGTCAGATCAAGAACAG GGGGTGAGATTAATGGTTCAGACTCTGAGGATGTCAACAAGTTACTCTTCTCAGCTATAGTTGAGAGTAACTAG
- the LOC133804600 gene encoding VQ motif-containing protein 31-like, which yields MEKHLKTMTTPSPTSPSPTTFVQADQNNFKDLVQKLTGSSGNSSEKLPITVPTRLSSKPTNLPVEYPTGPRRSPFKLQDRRQTMRKLEIKLSLATINGGGGSSPSQMIHWVDSPIPSPVTPLGSESMFVPSSSGSQSPASPAVSEEEKAIAEKGFYLHPSPLSTPRQSEPPELLNLFPLTSPGHDQR from the coding sequence ATGGAAAAGCATTTGAAAACCATGACAACTCCATCGCCAACATCGCCATCTCCGACCACCTTCGTCCAAGCAGACCAAAACAACTTCAAAGACTTAGTACAGAAACTCACCGGCTCCTCCGGCAACTCATCGGAGAAACTTCCGATCACCGTCCCAACCAGGCTTTCCTCCAAGCCCACCAACCTTCCCGTCGAGTACCCAACCGGACCCCGCCGATCCCCGTTCAAGCTCCAAGACCGGAGACAGACCATGAGAAAGCTGGAGATCAAGCTCAGCCTCGCCACCATCAATGGCGGAGGTGGCTCGTCGCCGAGTCAGATGATTCACTGGGTCGACTCGCCCATTCCCAGCCCGGTGACTCCACTCGGGTCCGAGTCAATGTTTGTGCCCAGCTCGTCAGGGTCGCAGTCGCCGGCGTCTCCGGCCGTTTCGGAGGAGGAGAAAGCGATCGCCGAAAAGGGTTTTTACTTGCACCCTTCGCCGTTGAGTACGCCGAGACAGTCAGAGCCGCCGGAGCTCTTGAATCTCTTCCCGTTGACTTCTCCCGGCCATGACCAAAGGTGA